The region GCGGTGAGTGATCACCGCCTTATAGCATCTAGGTTCACACGGTTTGGCACAATACGGCACGGTTAGACGTAGCGATAATAGAGCCGAGCTTTTTTAACTCGCGTTTTGTCAACTCCTAACCGGTGTAGTTAGCATTCAGTTGCAAGGCCGTTTTAACCGAACGGTTGTAGAGCGATATCGGCGTGAAACGAAGTTGGACGTCTTGCAGAAGGCGTTTCGACAGTACGAAAGCGCAATGGGCTCTGCTGCAAGCACTGGCGACCGTCTTTGCCAAATGGAGGCGATGGACGGGGCCGCAAGATGCCTCGAAGCCCTCCGAATGCAGCATAAAATTTGCAATTGTCGTCCCCTCGAGTTCAACACGAGGCTCTTGGAAGTGGCTGGCTCGGTTGGCGCGAAGGTTTGGATTTATACCCATGTCTTCCCTTTCTTCTTTCGTCAAGTATTATCTTTCGGAGGAGGGATTAGCCGCATTGTTTGATCGGTTTTATTACATACAGGGTGTCCCGAAATTCAGGCAACAAGTTATttggaattaaaaattgttccTTTGTTACTAATTCATAAAGTATACGGTATGTCGGGTTGCGTATGGAATAGTATATCGGGTAAATGGCCTCCAGGGCTTTGCTGGCACACACGCACtcttttgttgaaattttccagCACCTTTAATTTCCCGTCGTGGTGATCATAATTGGCCGCCCAAATCATGCGATTTAACaccgttgaattttttttttggggggggaTTTTGAAGTCTAAGGCTTATGCCAACAAACCAACAATCACCAATGCCTTGAAGGAGGAAACTCAGCGTTGCATCAACGAAATTCAGCCACATTTGTGCAAAACAGTCATGGATAATTTTAACAAAAGAGTGCGTAAGTACAAGCAAAACCGTGGAGGCCATTTACCCGATATGCTATTCCATACATAACCCTGTACTGTTtacgaatgaataaaagattgttaatttttctaataatgtaACAAGCCTgtgtttttcatcaaaattattTGTTGCGTGAATTTTGGAACACCCTTTAGTAGGCAGgttgtttcattcgtgttcACCATCGTAAGCACCTAACCGCAATTACACATTACTCAAAGTATTTAAACCATTGTATAGAAAATGGATTGATACAATTCTACCAAAGTCCCCGTTATCACAAATACCTCGTTAATCGACTGTCGATCCATCAACTCCATTACCTGTCACGCATCGATtcgaccgtcgaatctaatcGCCGATGATCATCCCTCCCACTTCCGGTTTAGCTACTCGTGAGGACGGTCAGGTCAAGACTGTCGCGAATTTACGGTTCGCTCGGTGACGAGGAGCAGAGAGGACATCACGAGCGATTGGCCGCAGCCATGGAAGAGGACCTGGAGCTTCGATGCGGAGGATGCAGCGAGCCCTTCGGTCTGGAGGCCGATTCTCTGGAGGCTTTGCCGTGCTCGCACATCCTCCACGCGAGGTGGGTGAATCAGCAACTTTCGTGCAGATCGATGCGGCCCGCTACTTTTCGCGAGATAGACTGTTTAACCAACTCTTTCTCTCCGTCGCAGGTGCGCCCACGACATACTAAAGAAGCGggacaagaagaagaagagattCTGCCCGGACTGCCACAAATCGGTCAGCTCTCGGCTCTACCTCCACTGCGAAGACCCCCATGGACTGAACCACAGTTCGCTGAGTCTTGCCTCGCTCAGAGCCAGCAGCTTGGCTACTTTGGAAGATTGTCACGCGACCAGCAGCGTCTGACCTGATAACGCCGCATCCTCCGGACGCAGTTAACGACTCGATTGAATTCAATTGCCTCGACATGGAAGACTGTTATCGGGGATTCGTCAGGGACTGACCTACATTTCTTTCCAGTTATAATGAGGGATGAGTGAATGTCTACTTTCGTGTGGCGGCAAAATATGCCGGCAAGATGACGGAAACTTTTGTCATTGCTCGGGATAACTGAAGTTTAGTATTCGGAATGCGATTGCTCCGCGTATCTTCGTCGCCGGTTGATAATAGACATTGGCGAAAATAATTCCGAGCTGCAAAATGAAACTTCGGGGCTGAAGTGTACAGGGAGGAATTTAACCCCGTTACGAAATTAATCCAGAAGTGAATAGTGTTGCTGTTTTTACTCGAATTACTGCGCAGAGTTCGCTGGGGGTTGGCTCGGGTCCTCGACTAAATCATTGACTAAATCAGAACACGAGTTTACTGCAATGCGGTCCAGCGTTTCCCAAACCGTGGAACTCCGAGAGTCCTCAAATGAACGAACCCACCTAACTTTGTTACATATATGAATCACAAAGCTCGCCGTCCCCTAAACTCATATTATATCCACTAGCTTATGCGCATTCGTTTATACGTTTCAGCGTGTACGGCGATTTATACAGAGGCAAGTAAATCCGATTCAAGTTCAAGTGTATTATTAATACGCTGAAACTTTTGGTGCGGGATTGAACAGGTCTTgagtttgtaaattttaatctggaaataaattaattaacactGTTTACTCGGCTGACGACTGAAACGAGGGAGCGCGAAAATTTGGATTTTAAATAGAGAATTCGTCCACTCATACCTGCGTGAAAACTGGTTGAAGATATTCTTAGCACGAAAGTTTGTATgctttgaaataatatttaattgagATTCCGCAGAAAAACTTCAATTTTCTCCACCTCACTTTCAGTTCCTTCGAACGGACAAGAAAGCACAAATACGTTgccaaaaaatattgaaacacgAATGTATTatcaataatataaatatcagGGTGggtaaaataaatgtttttttttgtttttccttggAATCAGGCTCAAATGTTTCatttaggtataaaaatacgcCTGTTAAAATTTGAGCTCTCAATGTTAACATTGAGAGGTTGCGTATCGCACTTTACTATTTTCCATATGAAAAACACGATCAAAATCGTTGTTGCTGGTTCTGATGTTTATAATTAGCTAACAATGCGTCGTACAGAAAATTCACAGATCTACAATATATGAGatcgaacgctctacaaaaagggcctgttattattttatgataaatctactctttcaaaCGTTATCAAACGTTTTCAAACGGTCAGAAATTGTTGAAGgaccttaaataacttttgaaagattAGATTTATCGCAAAATGATAGGAAATCTTTTTTGTAAAGCGTTCAATTTTATATATCATAAGTCTGTGAATTTTCTGTACGACGCATCGTTAGCTAGGTATAAGAATCGGAAGGAACAAAAACTgttaatgttaatattaagagctcaaattttatcaggcaTACTTTTATAcccaaatgaaattttttaacctgTTTCtggggaaattattttttatcttttcacaCACCCTAATAAATATGCTCCTCCTAATAGGCGATTAAAATTTAAGTAATAAGAGTATAATGTGTTGTTGAATTGATCGACGCGCATgttcgtgtataatatacatataggtataggAGATATTTATTGcgcaatataataaaatagtaatataatgaaacatatttattttttaatttgaagtCGCAATATCAGAATGttgttaaataattatataaaatatctatgaatatatattatatacatataaacttaatgtatgtatattacggTTACTTAATTGTTTAAAGACGTTATCATTgtttcgattattatttttgttatgatTACAATGATATAGCAATATATGACTTCGTTCATAGAAAAAGACAAGACAACCTAATAATCATAATGAAactaaataaatgaatatataagtaaataaataaatgaataaataaacaaataatcaTAACCGTTTAACCTCACAGTACAGGGGTAAAAGCGTAGAAAAGTTCTAAAAGAGCTcatatacgtacacgtataattCACGATATAAGACATATTTTCTAACTAATAAAAATCAACCTGCCCGCGACGCTGCAAAGCTATTAACCTCTAACTCACGCTCCACGTCGTAAATCACTGCACGCGAGACTGTAAAACTTGATTGATACTCATTGATTGAAGCAGCGGAAGACTCTAAcgtaaacaagaaaaaaagagttgTAGAAAAACTTGAACGTATAAGTTTAAGATACTgctttaaaatttcaaatatacgaTCCCCACTCTGGACATATACTGCATGAGAGATAAACGAATtattaagaagagaaaaaattaatttcaattgcaAAGCACATACAACGTTGTTACTATCAACGGATTCTGGTCAATCGCAAACTAATAACTATGATATCTACGTAAATAATTATCTATGAACTAATTCAGATATACCATATTATTACTCGGCAAATTAGCGAGTTTTTCGGGGAACAAAACGACGGGCGTATTTCCTCTTGAATtaagtatacatataggtatataatataatgccGAAACGATATATTAAACTAATGAAATAATACCAAATACCCGTAAATGTTGACGATATAGTGATATTACGTATTTAATCGGTATACGAAACGAGGCAAATTAGATATAAtttatcgttgaatattttagGTAGGAGGAGTCGAAATACTTATGACGAATAATTTTCGACCTAGGTAAAACTCTGTAACTTTCCAAATTAGGGTTGGAATGAAAATAGCTTATTGGGTTCTtggtaaaattgaattgattaCCATCGTTATgagtttgacaaaaaaaagaaccacTTCCGGCATAAAGATGACAAAATTACTTTGAAGTAACACCTTTTGCCAGTGTCCAGGCGCGGGACAAGAATTCCAAATTCTCTGATTATATTAAGCATCGTGCCAACATTATTCGCCTgataattaaacaatttttctgaaaatctcgaataatttttcattgaaagaCAAATTAACTTatcataaattaaaattattttataaaattaattatgttTTAACGGATAGTTAGAAGAGAAAAGTCATATGCGGAGTCATACCTAAACTATCGTATGAATTCAAAACCAagaagagagaggaaaaacaaacaacCGGTATACACAAATAAACAGCCTTTCCCAATTACGGCCGGACAATTGTTCTCGTAGAATCCTTTATTTCATCGCAGAAGTAAGAATTGACTCCTCGGTTGTGTTTCCGCATACTCTTCGTATCGTCAATGTTCTCACAATCAGATATTGTTCAGATTGtaaattcttcttttctatCGTTTgccaaaaacaattttttgtacttttatacAAGAAGTTGATTTGAAATATCGGGAAGGCTGATTTGAAGCTCAGATTTCGGATTGTTCAATtatatgaataaaacaaataagTATAAACTGTCTGTATCTATAAATATAGGTATGTGATTTATTATCACGGCAATGTATGCACAATCAGTCAAGAATACAATGAATCACACTCGCACGTATATAGTCTGTATGATGTATGTACAAGCACAATACCATGTTGACTAAAGAAAAGTTTAAATGAAATGTTGATAGTACTTTTCAaacaaaagtataaaaattatatcacaTATAACATTCGCAACGTTACTCTAAGCACaccgtaataaaataaattgacgagTTTTATCGTTGTTCTTGTTTTAGACCGAACAAGTGTAGATAAATTATACCTCGATTAAGagataataaaagtgattattataatgatgataataaagGAGGATATCGTTTTGAAAAGTTAAAGCATATTTCTTACGAACCATCGCCAATggtatttgatatttttcatttcctgtaTTGTGGCAATTCCGTTATCCTACAAATCGATGGTGACAATTTCAGGAAAAGCTAGGatgaaaaaagatttaaatCACTGACTTAAACGACGTTGATTCGGATATTTCAACTGTCATCACCGGGTAAAGCTCATATCATTACGGTCGGAGGCCGTAGTAACAGATGAGTTTTTCCCAAGTTTAGTCTTCGGCATTTTTCGGTGATAAACAAGTCAAGCAAACGTAAATTGAAACAAACACAGGTGAAAAGAATCCTGTACattggaagaaaatttcaaattttcaaaagtttcgcTATAGTATATTTTTTCGTCTTCGTGGAACACTCTGCGAATTGACATAGCTAAACGTGAACCCGCCAGAACACTTGAATACTTTGGGATCCGTTCGGACTTGACTTCCGGTTTCATACCTATTACAGCGCTTATGCGTGGTGGAAATCGGAACTATCGGAGAGGGCAATAGATAGacgtaatatgtataattttgaggTAGCATTCGATATTCCTTCTTATTAGCGTACTTTGGGCCATGAACAAATGATTTGATTatcgtatttcaaatttcgtacCATTCTCTGATTAACGTGGCAAATAATCAATGGCATCTATGAAATGAGAGGTTGAAACACTGGTTGAAAACGCGGCTTGAGGGACAGTGAATTTGACCCATCGCGATGTGTTGCGTTCTCTGACGGGGAATACCGAAAGCCTGTCGGGAAGTCCGTGGTTAGTCGTGACCGCCATGACAGCTGATGTCTTTTCCAGCGCTTGACGTTTAGTCGGATCATGACATTTTGCGAATTTAATTTTGACAAATGGCAGACTCTTTTTTCGGATTTGACACATCTCTCGCTGTAAGTTGTATTTGGCTATATTATTTCTCGTTAAATTTGTTCGGAATTTTCCTTCGATTGGAAAGGTATCGCCAATGGGAAACCCTTGATTTTTTCGCGTTTCGACCGCGTCGCGGTACAGCATGGAtcgaaaatttgttatttttatagcATATCGCGCGGCTAATGCCTTTTATGATATTTCACGTCGACGTTTCACAATCTCATCTTTCTTACGCTCGCATGTACGGAAATTACGCTAAACATTAACCCTGCACCAGCCGAGATGCAAACAACGTTTTCACGGATGTGAACTCTGATACGGCCACGAATGTACTATACATAACCTAAGTCTTTCATTATCCCCGCCCCGGAAAGGTCAATAACATTGAATGTCGCTaaccgtgaaaatttcatcaaatctCGCAAGATTTTTCTGAGAATTTCAGCGGCTTCCAAGCTCAACCGTCAGCCATAACTCATAGGTTATGTTTCTATAATTTCGCACGTACAAcagtttcaaaattaatttgtcaACTCAGTAAGGTGTCTCTGTTTGCACTTCAATGCTCTGAtctctttttctcattcaatatttatttgttaaaaCCCAGAGTTCCAATTCGTCAAAATACCAAGTAATATGATCTCGGGTTATTTGCAAAATATAACATCCGATATTACTGGCACGTTCAATCTATTGCATGTGTTCTCTACTGGATTGATGAATGTTTGTCATTTGTTGTATGATTCCTCAAATTTAACAGGGTGATGGCCTAGAAGATGGATTTGATGGACCATTGGAAGATGAAGATATTATTGGTGAAGAAGATGAATATGATGCATTGAACGATGAAACATTCGGAGCGGAAGCAACAGGTGGAGATTGGGAGCAAGATCATGAGAAATTGGCCCGAATCACCGAGTCCTGTAGACAGCAGCCGCCCAGCTTACCTTTGCACCGGGTTTGTAACTGCTTGTCTTGGGCAAGATTCCGCaaaatttaagattttttaCAAGCAGTCTACTTTTCAAGTTTAATGATTGATTTTAATCTTGTGTGATACACAGATTTGTTATTTTGCCCCGATTTGGAATACAAAAATTCAGattgttttattatatattgcaTTTACTGGATAGTTCAATTATTAAAATCAAGATTGATGCAATTTAAAgcacaatattttattctttcatttttagaATGGCATTGAAATAGATATCGAAGATAGCTTGTCACACTTGGTACTAGATGATAGAGATGGGACAACGCCACGACCAGGTGTTTGGGACAGCCCAACGAGCTTTCCTATGCCCAGAATTCAACAGCGTCCTTTGATTTCATCTACCCTTAAAAATGTCTGCACTGTTGAGGAATTGGAGCGAGGTCTCATCGCTAGTAGACCGCCTCCAGGTCTTGCTAAACCTCTACCTCCTCAACTGCATCTACAACAGCAccatcaacaacaacaacaacagcagcagcagcagcagcagcaacagcagcagcaccatcatcaacagcaacagcaacaacaattACACTatcagcaacagcagcaacagcaacaacaacagcagcagcaacaacaacaacaacaacaacattcATCAGGTGGACCATTCTTGTTCGATTCCGTACCATTGGGTGAACTTCAAATGAAAGGCCTACCACCTCCTCGTTTTCCCCCAGGATTAGGCCTTCCAGGTCCTCGTGTCATCTTACCTCCTCAAGTGAGACCACCACCACCTCAGTTTATGCAGCACCACAGACTACTTCCTAGTGAGTAGAACCATCTATATATTTTCAAGCATTTTCATTATCatgttggtaaaaaaatgttgtatgTGAAACTTGACTGCCCCAAATCGTGTCTCAAtgtttttttcagatcaacAAGGTAATATGCTAAGGTACCCTATGCCTCCTCATTTGATGATGCCACCAGGAGCTCAAAGGCAGCCTCCACCACCTTCATTTCGTAATAATTATCCTGTAAGTTATTCATAACATGAAAGAATACAGGTTTGCTACAAATCTGTAAAACTTGGAAAAGTCAAAAAGTTTTGAGTTCAGTAAGGTTTTGTTCTTGATATtgaatctgaaaataatatataaatattggaATATTATTCATGTCAAAATTTGTAGCGATCCTaaagtaacgaaaaatttctcataaaGATTAGTTCGTGAGTAGTTGAGAGGAGTGAAAGCAAAGAGAAGGAGTAATGTAACACCTGAAATTGAAGTGgtatttgttttacttttaGCAACCACCTTATCCAGGACTCCCTCCACCTCAATTACTGCGTCCTGAACAAACGATGATGCCGCCATTTGCTAACAATCAAATGAACCATCATCAACAGCACTCTCCCCATTCAGGAAATCAGCGAACAGTTCAGAATAATCGACCGTTCCATTCCAATGACCAGCCATCTGGTCATCAACCACCTACTCACCAGCCATTTTTCAAGAACAATCAATACCCTCATCATAATCACAACCGAAATAATCAACGGTATCATCAACAGCACCACTATCAAGGTATGAATGGATCGAGTGGTCCAATGGGTGACTACGATGAGTACGCCGGCCTTATGAGTAATCGTGAGAAACAATGGCTGATCAACATCCAGCTGTTGCAACTGAACACCAACCAGCCATATGTCGAAGATTATTATTACACTGTATTTTGCGACAGGCAAAACAAACTAAACGAAAATCAGGAACACAAGGACAGAAGGCATCATAACAACAATGGCCACCATAGAGATTCCAGGTAGATATACTCGATATTTTTTCGACATGCAAACCAAACAAAGCTCATAAAttcgataataatattttattctctaAATGTCAATAATTTGTATATCACAACAGGGATAGAGATCAGCAACAACATATACTGACAAAGGTAGTTTACACGCCCATGCAGTTTGAAAATTCGCTTGGTAAGCTTCAATGTGGTAGTGTGACTGCTCCTCGCAAGATAATTGACATGGACGTGGTTCCAAACAACGATCCTCAGCAAGCACCACATTCACAACAGAAAGACTCGAAAAAAACACGTCAACTTCTACTAGAGATCGAAAGAGTAAGTTTGAAATGTTTACAATTATTCAACATCATGTTTCAACTAGTTATTctctttgttcttttttttccagttgTACACGTTGCAGTTAAAGCTCGAAGATCTGACTAATCCTTTAGCTCTATTAGCAGCAGCTGAACAGCAACACCAACAACAGCaggaaggagaaggagaaaagaaaCCAATCAAAGAGTCCAAAGTTGAACTGATTGGCAAACTAATAACTTCGTTTCTGCAAATATTGCGAAATGATAAATTAGCCGCTTTGCTCAGCATTCGCAAAGGAAAGGTCAGTATTTACATGAAGGGTCTAGTTTAACACTGTAGAGTAACAAACGTCATACATCGATTGACAAAATGGTCCTTTATGTGATCGGAAAATCAATTGCAGATGTTGTTACTTCGACTGCTGCCACACATGAGCGTAACTGAATACAGCTCTCAGCTAGGCGATCTGTGGACTGGATTGGTTCGCGGATTGGTAGTTATAGGACGCAGGGATTCTCATTT is a window of Neodiprion pinetum isolate iyNeoPine1 chromosome 4, iyNeoPine1.2, whole genome shotgun sequence DNA encoding:
- the Patr-1 gene encoding protein PAT1 homolog 1; its protein translation is MADSFFGFDTSLAGDGLEDGFDGPLEDEDIIGEEDEYDALNDETFGAEATGGDWEQDHEKLARITESCRQQPPSLPLHRNGIEIDIEDSLSHLVLDDRDGTTPRPGVWDSPTSFPMPRIQQRPLISSTLKNVCTVEELERGLIASRPPPGLAKPLPPQLHLQQHHQQQQQQQQQQQQQQQQHHHQQQQQQQLHYQQQQQQQQQQQQQQQQQQQHSSGGPFLFDSVPLGELQMKGLPPPRFPPGLGLPGPRVILPPQVRPPPPQFMQHHRLLPNQQGNMLRYPMPPHLMMPPGAQRQPPPPSFRNNYPQPPYPGLPPPQLLRPEQTMMPPFANNQMNHHQQHSPHSGNQRTVQNNRPFHSNDQPSGHQPPTHQPFFKNNQYPHHNHNRNNQRYHQQHHYQGMNGSSGPMGDYDEYAGLMSNREKQWLINIQLLQLNTNQPYVEDYYYTVFCDRQNKLNENQEHKDRRHHNNNGHHRDSRDRDQQQHILTKVVYTPMQFENSLGKLQCGSVTAPRKIIDMDVVPNNDPQQAPHSQQKDSKKTRQLLLEIERLYTLQLKLEDLTNPLALLAAAEQQHQQQQEGEGEKKPIKESKVELIGKLITSFLQILRNDKLAALLSIRKGKMLLLRLLPHMSVTEYSSQLGDLWTGLVRGLVVIGRRDSHLLTNFYPEFRRWLHTITDFGSVLRLAKALVESASLPLKNNSLAFALTNKFGVSVIASVLEQAETLSPVEDTMAGDWSTFVMTLVETIGVTPPSVAPCEPIAANTLNQHLNRIQSLKIERYAPLELLLTDANPSR